Proteins co-encoded in one Haloarcula pelagica genomic window:
- a CDS encoding nicotinamide-nucleotide adenylyltransferase, translating into MRGFYIGRFQPYHDGHHAMVDRITDEVDELVLGIGSADDSHTTHDPFTAGERIMMITKAVAEFDLTTYVVPLEDINRNAVWVSHVQSMCPDFDVAYSNNPLVVRLFEEGGIEVRQSPMFDRDRLEGSEIRQRMIHDESWRDRVPSPVVDVIEEIHGVKRLQHVSDTDSLRRYTAESEDLDEPEVGDPADQ; encoded by the coding sequence ATGCGTGGGTTCTACATCGGTCGGTTCCAGCCCTATCACGACGGCCATCACGCGATGGTCGATCGGATCACCGACGAGGTCGACGAACTGGTCCTCGGGATCGGGAGCGCCGACGACTCGCACACGACACACGACCCGTTTACCGCCGGCGAGCGGATCATGATGATCACGAAGGCCGTCGCCGAGTTCGACCTGACGACGTACGTCGTTCCCTTGGAGGACATCAACCGCAACGCCGTCTGGGTGAGCCACGTCCAGAGCATGTGCCCGGACTTCGACGTTGCTTACTCGAACAACCCGCTCGTGGTCAGGCTGTTCGAGGAGGGCGGGATCGAGGTGCGCCAGTCGCCGATGTTCGATCGGGACCGCCTCGAAGGCAGCGAGATCCGCCAGCGGATGATCCACGACGAGTCCTGGCGCGACCGGGTGCCGAGCCCGGTCGTCGACGTTATCGAGGAGATCCACGGCGTCAAGCGCCTCCAGCACGTCTCGGACACCGATTCGTTGCGGCGCTACACCGCCGAAAGCGAGGACCTCGACGAGCCAGAGGTCGGTGACCCGGCGGACCAATGA
- a CDS encoding SAM hydrolase/SAM-dependent halogenase family protein: MITLASDFGTPYPAAMRGVICQRTDARIEDIAHDFPRQNVRTAAFWLTQTLPYFPPAVHCVVVDPGVGTDRDAVVVRADDHALVAPDNGVVLPAARELADTVEVFTWAYDDPASSTFHGRDVFAPAAAAVHDAGVDALGDLDRTTPTDDYADLRFPTAETDDDGATGEVLVVDGFGNVVTNIPGSVLEGRFGDTVRVDGESVPVRRAYAALDPGERLVTVGSHGNVELAVNRGRGDEAFGVGVGDPVSLSL, translated from the coding sequence ATGATCACCCTCGCGTCGGACTTCGGCACGCCGTACCCGGCCGCCATGCGCGGCGTGATCTGCCAGCGGACCGACGCCCGGATCGAGGACATCGCTCACGACTTCCCCCGGCAGAACGTCCGTACCGCGGCGTTCTGGCTGACACAGACGCTGCCGTACTTCCCGCCGGCCGTCCACTGCGTGGTCGTCGACCCCGGCGTCGGCACGGACCGGGACGCGGTCGTCGTCCGCGCAGATGACCACGCCCTCGTGGCGCCCGACAACGGCGTCGTCCTCCCGGCGGCCCGCGAACTGGCCGACACCGTCGAGGTGTTCACGTGGGCCTACGACGACCCGGCCAGTTCGACGTTCCATGGACGTGATGTCTTCGCGCCCGCGGCGGCCGCGGTCCACGACGCCGGCGTCGACGCCCTCGGGGATCTGGACCGGACGACGCCCACCGACGACTACGCCGACTTGCGCTTTCCGACGGCCGAGACCGACGACGACGGCGCGACGGGCGAAGTGCTGGTCGTCGACGGCTTCGGCAACGTCGTCACGAACATCCCTGGATCGGTGCTGGAGGGACGTTTCGGCGACACCGTCCGCGTTGACGGCGAGTCAGTGCCGGTCCGCCGGGCCTACGCCGCTCTGGACCCCGGCGAGCGGCTGGTGACCGTCGGCAGCCACGGCAACGTCGAACTCGCGGTCAATCGGGGGCGGGGCGACGAG
- a CDS encoding methylated-DNA--[protein]-cysteine S-methyltransferase has protein sequence METPSDDAGIYARESEYLDRYVQFGAAGDRIISLSFPTHPEDVTSDDHALLDRIDEYLAGAEDDFRDVALGLTVPTDQRRVLEAVREIPYGENATVEQVARMTPDLDSTEQEDLTAVREALAANPVPLLIPDHRVRDGPSAAPPPVEQKLRSLEGL, from the coding sequence ATGGAGACGCCGAGCGACGACGCGGGCATCTACGCCCGCGAGTCGGAGTATCTCGACCGGTACGTCCAGTTCGGGGCGGCTGGCGACCGGATCATCTCGCTGTCGTTCCCGACCCACCCCGAGGATGTCACCAGCGACGACCACGCCCTGCTGGATCGAATCGACGAGTACCTCGCCGGGGCGGAAGACGACTTCCGGGACGTAGCCCTCGGGCTGACGGTCCCGACCGACCAGCGACGCGTGCTGGAGGCCGTCCGGGAGATCCCGTACGGCGAGAACGCCACCGTCGAGCAGGTCGCCCGGATGACGCCCGATCTGGATTCGACCGAACAGGAAGATCTGACTGCGGTCCGTGAGGCGCTCGCGGCCAACCCGGTCCCGCTCCTCATCCCGGACCACCGCGTGCGCGACGGCCCCAGTGCCGCGCCGCCACCCGTCGAACAGAAGTTGCGGTCGCTGGAAGGCCTATAG
- a CDS encoding CPBP family intramembrane glutamic endopeptidase translates to MPGWAAFVGLTGLLLTALLALARLSQGVADEQSGLPATAEGVPSVEGHADTATPDPVVPRFETPETARRRRWVERRQSTTPEDFSTGALLANVALTQGLFGALLLAGAFYYQIPASAFGVTAAPLSTGLPAVAVGVAAGVGFWLGNEAAASLAAGFDMAFDESVRELLAPDSLTGWVVLLGVILPTIAVVEELLFRAAAIGVPVAGLGAPAWAMALVSSVAFALGHGAQGRVGIVVTGTLGLGLAGLFVVTDSLLAVVVAHYLVNALELVVHEGLGIDRLSL, encoded by the coding sequence GTGCCCGGTTGGGCCGCCTTCGTCGGCCTGACGGGGCTCCTTCTGACCGCGTTACTCGCGCTCGCACGCCTTTCGCAGGGAGTCGCCGACGAGCAGAGCGGTCTCCCGGCGACCGCCGAAGGCGTCCCGTCCGTCGAGGGCCACGCCGACACGGCGACCCCCGATCCCGTCGTCCCGCGGTTCGAGACGCCCGAGACCGCCCGGCGGCGGCGCTGGGTCGAACGCCGACAGTCCACGACCCCCGAGGATTTCTCGACGGGGGCCTTACTGGCGAACGTCGCGCTCACACAGGGGCTGTTCGGGGCGCTCCTGCTCGCCGGCGCGTTCTACTACCAGATCCCGGCCAGCGCCTTCGGCGTCACCGCGGCGCCGCTCTCGACCGGCCTGCCCGCGGTCGCCGTGGGCGTCGCCGCCGGCGTCGGGTTCTGGCTGGGCAACGAAGCCGCGGCGTCGCTCGCGGCGGGGTTCGACATGGCCTTCGACGAGTCGGTCCGCGAACTACTGGCGCCGGACTCGCTTACCGGGTGGGTCGTCCTCCTGGGGGTCATCCTGCCGACCATTGCCGTCGTCGAGGAACTGCTCTTCCGCGCGGCGGCGATCGGCGTCCCCGTCGCCGGCCTCGGTGCGCCGGCGTGGGCGATGGCGCTCGTCTCCTCAGTGGCGTTCGCGCTGGGCCACGGCGCCCAGGGTCGCGTCGGGATCGTCGTCACCGGGACGCTCGGCCTGGGACTGGCCGGCCTGTTCGTCGTCACCGACAGCCTGCTGGCCGTCGTCGTCGCTCACTACCTCGTCAACGCGCTGGAACTGGTCGTCCACGAGGGGCTGGGGATCGATCGACTGTCCCTATAG
- the lonB gene encoding ATP-dependent protease LonB: MSDNTEHDAAPDAGREDADAGEATAADSPAEASDEQVSEPTVDEPGSDDEGTTLGSDVEVEGESNLDGEEEDLLGGLDIDSTADIEVPDRLVDQVIGQDHARDVIKKAAKQRRHVMMIGSPGTGKSMLAKAMSQLLPREELQDVLVYHNPDDGNEPKVRTVPSGKGEQIVDAHKEEARKRNQMRTFLMWIIIAIVIGYSLIIAQQILLGILAAGVIYLAFRYGSRGSDAMIPNLLISNASQKTAPFEDATGAHAGALLGDVRHDPFQSGGMETPSHDRVEAGAIHKANKGVLFVDEINTLDIRSQQKLMTAIQEGEFSITGQSERSSGAMVQTEPVPCDFIMIAAGNLDAMENMHPALRSRIKGYGYEVYMDDTIEDDPEMRRKYARFVAQEVENDGRLPHFTEQAVEELILEARRRAGRKGHLTLKFRDLGGLVRVAGDIARAEDKDNTTRADVLQAKRRSRSIEQQLADNYIERRKDYELTVNQGDVVGRVNGLAVMGEDSGIVLPVMAEVTPSQGPGQVIATGQLQEMAEEAVQNVSAIIKKFSDEDISEKDVHIQFVQAGEGGVDGDSASITVATAVISALEDAPVEQNIAMTGSLSVRGDVLPVGGVTHKIEAAAKAGLDTVIIPEANTQDVMIEEEYEDMIEIVPVSHISEVLEVALSGETEKDSLVDRLKSITGKALEHEVGRQGGSPSPQ, from the coding sequence ATGAGCGACAATACCGAACACGACGCGGCTCCCGACGCCGGCCGGGAGGACGCCGATGCCGGCGAGGCCACGGCGGCCGACAGCCCTGCCGAGGCGAGCGACGAGCAGGTGTCAGAGCCGACCGTCGACGAGCCAGGTAGCGACGACGAGGGGACGACCCTCGGGAGCGATGTCGAAGTCGAGGGAGAGAGCAACCTCGACGGCGAGGAGGAAGACCTGCTCGGTGGTCTCGACATCGATTCGACCGCCGATATCGAGGTCCCCGACCGTCTCGTCGATCAGGTCATCGGGCAGGACCACGCCCGAGACGTGATCAAGAAAGCAGCCAAACAGCGCCGGCACGTCATGATGATCGGCTCGCCCGGGACGGGCAAGTCGATGCTGGCCAAAGCGATGAGTCAGTTGCTCCCCCGCGAGGAGCTACAGGACGTTCTGGTCTATCACAACCCCGACGACGGCAACGAGCCCAAGGTCCGGACCGTGCCAAGCGGGAAGGGCGAACAGATCGTCGACGCCCACAAGGAGGAAGCCCGCAAGCGCAACCAGATGCGGACCTTCCTGATGTGGATCATCATCGCCATCGTCATCGGCTACTCGCTGATCATCGCCCAGCAGATCCTGCTGGGTATCCTGGCGGCGGGTGTCATCTACCTCGCGTTCCGCTACGGCTCGCGGGGCAGCGACGCGATGATCCCGAACCTCCTGATCAGCAACGCCAGCCAGAAGACCGCGCCCTTCGAGGACGCGACCGGTGCCCACGCGGGTGCGCTGCTGGGCGACGTGCGCCACGACCCGTTCCAGTCCGGCGGCATGGAGACCCCCAGCCACGACCGCGTGGAGGCCGGCGCCATCCACAAGGCCAACAAGGGTGTCCTGTTCGTCGACGAGATCAACACCCTGGACATCCGCAGCCAGCAGAAGCTGATGACGGCGATCCAGGAGGGCGAGTTCTCGATCACGGGCCAGTCCGAGCGCTCCTCGGGCGCGATGGTCCAGACCGAGCCCGTCCCCTGTGACTTCATCATGATCGCGGCCGGGAACCTAGACGCGATGGAGAACATGCACCCGGCGCTGCGCTCCCGGATCAAGGGGTACGGCTACGAGGTGTACATGGACGACACCATCGAGGACGACCCCGAGATGCGCCGGAAGTACGCTCGGTTCGTCGCCCAGGAGGTCGAGAACGACGGGCGGCTCCCCCACTTCACCGAGCAGGCAGTCGAGGAGCTCATCCTCGAAGCCCGCCGCCGCGCGGGCCGGAAGGGCCACCTCACCCTGAAGTTCCGTGACCTGGGTGGCCTCGTTCGGGTCGCGGGCGACATCGCTCGCGCCGAGGACAAGGACAACACCACGCGCGCCGACGTGCTCCAGGCCAAGCGCCGCTCGCGCTCCATCGAGCAACAGCTCGCGGACAACTACATCGAGCGCCGCAAGGACTACGAGCTGACGGTCAACCAGGGCGATGTCGTCGGTCGCGTCAACGGCCTGGCCGTGATGGGCGAGGACAGCGGGATCGTCCTCCCCGTGATGGCCGAGGTCACGCCCTCGCAGGGTCCGGGCCAGGTCATCGCGACCGGCCAGCTCCAGGAGATGGCCGAGGAGGCCGTCCAGAACGTCTCGGCGATCATCAAGAAGTTCAGCGACGAGGACATCTCCGAGAAGGACGTGCACATCCAGTTCGTCCAGGCCGGGGAGGGCGGTGTCGACGGCGACTCCGCCTCGATCACCGTCGCGACGGCCGTCATCTCCGCGCTGGAGGACGCCCCGGTCGAGCAGAACATCGCGATGACCGGCTCGCTCTCCGTGCGGGGTGACGTGCTCCCGGTCGGCGGTGTCACCCACAAGATCGAGGCCGCCGCCAAGGCCGGTCTGGATACGGTCATCATCCCCGAGGCCAACACCCAGGACGTGATGATCGAAGAGGAGTACGAGGACATGATCGAGATCGTCCCCGTCTCCCACATCTCGGAGGTCCTGGAGGTCGCGCTGTCGGGCGAGACCGAGAAGGACTCGCTGGTCGACCGCCTGAAGTCCATCACGGGCAAGGCCCTCGAACACGAGGTCGGCCGCCAGGGCGGCAGCCCGAGCCCGCAGTAA